From the Kogia breviceps isolate mKogBre1 chromosome 3, mKogBre1 haplotype 1, whole genome shotgun sequence genome, one window contains:
- the OTUD1 gene encoding OTU domain-containing protein 1 — translation MQLYSSVCTHYPAGGPGPTAAAPAPSAAAAAAAAPFKVSLQPPGPAGGAPEPDTGESQPAAAAEPREAAAAPAAKMPAFSSCFEMVSGAAAPASAAAATAGPPGGSCKPPLPPHYTSTAQITVRALGADRLLLRGPESGAAAPAAPRGRCLLLAPPPGAPVPPRRGSSAWLLEELLRPDGPEPAGLDAAREGPDRNFRLSEHRQALAAAKHRGPAPPQGSPEAGPGPWAEERPAERGLRGWDRAGDRGDPSPSADEARRPGPEAEAPPARSDEAVPGGAAEAAIVSRSDPKDEKLALYLAEVERQDKYLRQRNKYRFHIIPDGNCLYRAVSKAVYGDQSLHRELREQTVHYIADHLDHFSPLIEGDVGEFIIAAAQDGAWAGYPELLAMGQMLNVNIHLTTGGRLESPTVSTMIHYLGPEDSLRPSIWLSWLSNGHYDAVFDHSYPNPEYDTWCRQTQVQRKRDEELAKSMAISLSKMYIEQNACS, via the coding sequence ATGCAGCTCTACAGCAGCGTCTGCACCCATTACCCAGCCGGGGGCCCTGGTCCCACGGCCGCAGCCCCCGCTccgtccgccgccgccgccgccgccgccgccccgttCAAGGTCTCGCTGCAGCCCCCGGGACCCGCCGGCGGCGCGCCGGAGCCCGATACCGGTGAGTCCCAGCCGGCCGCGGCCGCCGAGCCCCGCGAAGCCGCTGCCGCCCCCGCCGCCAAGATGCCCGCCTTCTCCTCCTGCTTCGAGATGGTGTCtggggccgccgcccccgcctcggccgccgccgccaccgccgggCCGCCCGGCGGGTCCTGCaagccgccgctgccgccgcacTACACGTCCACGGCGCAGATCACCGTGCGGGCCCTGGGCGCCGACCGGCTCCTGCTGCGCGGGCCGGAGTCCGGCGCCGCGGCGCCCGCCGCCCCGCGCGGCCGCTGCCTCCTGCTGGCCCCGCCGCCCGGCGCTCCGGTCCCGCCGCGGCGGGGCTCCTCGGCCTGGCTCCTGGAGGAGCTGCTGAGGCCCGACGGCCCCGAGCCCGCCGGCCTGGACGCGGCCCGCGAGGGGCCCGACAGAAACTTCCGACTGAGCGAGCACCGCCAGGCCCTGGCCGCCGCTAAGCACCGCGGCCCCGCGCCGCCCCAGGGGAGCCCGGAAGCCGGCCCCGGCCCGTGGGCCGAGGAGCGCCCGGCGGAGAGGGGCCTCCGGGGCTGGGACAGGGCCGGCGACCGCGGCGACCCTTCTCCCAGCGCCGACGAggcgcggcggcccggcccagagGCCGAGGCGCCTCCGGCGCGGAGCGACGAGGCGGTCCCGGGCGGCGCGGCCGAGGCGGCGATCGTCTCCAGGTCGGATCCCAAGGACGAGAAGCTGGCCCTGTACCTGGCCGAGGTGGAGAGGCAGGACAAGTACCTGCGGCAGAGGAACAAGTACCGATTTCACATCATTCCCGACGGCAACTGCCTCTACCGAGCGGTCAGCAAGGCGGTGTACGGGGACCAGAGCCTGCACCGGGAGCTGCGGGAGCAGACGGTGCACTACATCGCCGACCACCTCGACCACTTTAGCCCCCTGATTGAGGGCGACGTGGGGGAGTTTATCATCGCCGCTGCTCAGGACGGGGCGTGGGCCGGGTACCCTGAACTTCTGGCCATGGGGCAGATGCTGAACGTGAATATACATCTAACTACTGGCGGGAGGCTGGAGAGCCCCACGGTGTCTACCATGATTCACTATTTGGGCCCAGAGGATTCCCTAAGGCCTAGCATTTGGCTCAGTTGGCTCAGTAACGGACATTACGACGCGGTGTTTGATCACTCCTATCCGAATCCGGAGTATGACACTTGGTGCAGGCAGACTCAAGTGCAAAGAAAACGCGACGAAGAACTCGCCAAGTCCATGGCCATATCCCTATCCAAAATGTATATTGAACAAAACGCATGCTCTTGA